The genomic DNA cctccattagtgtgtattgtgacacctagtgttagcgcatctcactactcctccattagtgtgtattgcgacacctagtgttagcgcatctcactactcctccattagtgtgtcttgcgacacctagtgttagcgcatctcactactcctccattagtgtgtattgcgacacctagtgttagcgcatctcactactcctccattagtgtgtattgcgacacctattgttagcgcatctcactactcctccattagtgtgtattgcgacacctagtgttagcgcatctcactactcctccattagtgtgtattgcgacacctagtgttagcgcatctcactactcctccattagtgtgtattgcgacacctagtgttagcgcatctcactactcctccattagtgtgtcttgcgacacctagtgttagcgcatctcactactcctccattagtgtgtattgcgacacctagtgttagcgcatctcactactcctccattagtgtgtattgcgacacctagtgttagcgcatctcactactcctccattagtgtgtcttgcgatacctagtgttagcgcatctcactactcctccattagtgtgtattgcgacacctagtgttagcgcatctcactactcctccattagtgtgtcttgcgacacctagtgttagcgcatctcactactcctccattagtgtgtcttgcgacacctagtgttagcgcatctcactactcctccattagtgtgtattgcgacacctagtgttagcgcatctcactactcctccattagtgtgtattgcgacacctagtgttagcgcatctcactactcctccattagtgtgtattgcgacacctagtgttagcgcatctcactactcctccattagtgtgtattgcaacacctagtgttagcgcatctcactactcctctattagtgtgtattgcgacacctagtgttagcgcatctcactactcctccattagtgtgtcttgcgacacctagtgttagcgcatctcactactcctccattagtgtgtattgcgacacctagtgttagcgcatctcactactcctctattagtgtgtattgcgacacctagtgttagcgcatctcactactcctccattagtgtgtattgcgacacctagtgttagcgcatctcactactcctccattagtgtgtattgcgacacctagtgttagcgcatctcactactcctccattagtgtgtattgcgacacctagtgttagcgcatctcactactcctccattagtgtgtattgcgacacctagtgttagcgcatctcactactcctccattagtgtgtattgcgacacctagtgttagcgcatctcactactcctccattagtgtgtattgcgacacctagtgttagcgcatctcactactcctccattagtgtgtattgcgacacctagtgttagcgcatctcactactcctctattagtgtgtattgcgacacctagtgttagcgcatctcactactcctccattagtgtgtattgcgacacctagtgttagcgcatctcactactcctccattagtgtgtattgcgacacctagtgttagcgcatctcactactcctccattagtgtgtattgcaacacctagtgttagcgcatctcactactcctccattagtgtgtattgcgacacctagtgttagcgcatctcactactcctccattagtgtgtattgcgacacctagtgttagcgcatctcactactcctctaTTAGTGTGTATTgtgacacctagtgttagcgcatctcactactcctccattagtgtgtcttgcgacacctagtgttagcgcatctcactactcctccattagtgtgtattgcgacacctagtgttagcgcatctcactactcctccattagtgtgtattgcgacacctagtgttagcgcatctcactactcctccattagtgtgtattgcgacacctagtgttagcgcatctcactactcctccattagtgtgtattgcaacacctagtgttagcgcatctcactactcctccattagtgtgtattgcgacacctagtgttagcgcatctcactactcctccattagtgtgtattgcgacacctagtgttagcgcatctcactactcctctaTTAGTGTGTATTgtgacacctagtgttagcgcatctcactactcctccattagtgtgtcttgcgacacctagtgttagcgcatctcactactcctccattagtgtgtattgcgacacctagtgttagcgcatctcactactcctccattagtgtgtattgcgacacctagtgttagcgcatctcactactcctccattagtgtgtcttgcgacacctagtgttagcgcatctcactactcctccattagtgtgtattgcgacacctagtgttagcgcatctcactactcctccattagtgtgtattgcgacacctagtgttagcgcatctcattactcctccattagtgtgtattgcgacacctagtgttagcgcatctcactactcctccattagtgtgtattgcgacacctagtgttagcgcatctcactactcctccattagtgtgtattgcgacacctagtgttagcgcatctcactactcctccattagtgtgtattgcgacacctagtgttagcgcatctcactactcctccattagtgtgtcttgcgacacctagtgttagcgctTCTCACTACTCCTCTattagtgtgtattgcgacacctagtgttagcgcatctcactactcctccattagtgtgtcttgcgacacctagtgttagcgcatctcactactcctccattagtgtgtattgcgacacctagtgttagcgcatctcactactcctccattagtgtgtgtattgcgacacctagtgttagcgcatctcactactcctccattagtgtgtcttgcgacacctagtgttagcgcatctcactactcctccattagtgtgtattgcgacacctagtgttagcgcatctcactactcctccattagtgtgtgtattgcgacacctagtgttagcgcatctcactactcctccattagtgtgtattgcgacacctagtgttagcgcatctcactactcctccattagtgtctcttgcgacacctagtgttagcgcatctcactactcctccattagtgtgtattgcgacacctagtgttagcgcatctcactactcctccattagtgtgtattgcgacacctagtgttagcgcatctcactactcctccattagtgtgtattgtgacacctagtgttagcgcatctcactactcctccattagtgtgtattgcgacacctagtgttagcgcatctcactactcctccattagtgtgtcttgcgacacctagtgttagcgcatctcactactcctccattagtgtgtattgcgacacctagtgttagcgcatctcactactcctccattagtgtgtattgcgacacctagtgttagcgtaTCTCACTACTCCTCTATTAGTGTGtcttgcgacacctagtgttagcgcatctcactactcctccattagtgtgtattgcaacacctagtgttagcgcatctccCTACTCCTCTattagtgtgtattgcgacacctagtgttagcgcatctcactactcctccattagtgtgtattgcgacacctagtgttagcgcatctcactactcctccattagtgtgtattgcgacacctagtgttagcgcatctcactactcctccattagtgtgtattgcgacacctagtgttagcgcatctcactactcctccattagtgtgtattgcgacacctagtgttagcgcatctcactactcctccattagaGTGTATtacgacacctagtgttagcgcatctcactactcctccattagtgtgtattgcgacacctagtgttagcgcatctcactactcctccattagtgtgtattgcaacacctagtgttagcgcatctcactactcctccattagtgtgtattgcgacacctagtgttagtgcagctcactactcctccattagtgtgtattgcgacacctagtgttagcgcatttcactactcctccattagtgtgtattgcgacacctagtgttagcgcatctcactactcctccattagtgtgtcttgcgacacctagtgttagcgcatctcactactccattagtgtgtattgcgacacctagtgttagcgcatctcactactcctccattagtgtgtcttgcgacacctagtgttaggaCATCACCATTATATAGGAATATAACATTATACAGTTCAATGAGATTACagcaaaatgcaatttttttttatttttttctttacattttgatACTTTTGAAGAAGAAAATCAATTTTcaggaaaaatatttttatttgtagattttgttttattaCAGATCTCTAAAAGGGTCTGTGTTTTAGTTACAAGCTGTATAATTTGAGACATTTTGAACACTTTTTTTGATCATGTGATCATGTACGTAATATACAGTATTATGTGCAATGCAGTGAAATATCTCATCCTGCCAGTGTAATATTATCAGGCTTCCGGCTACAACAGCAACACCAAGTGATCATGTTGTGGGAATGTCAATGGGCTTACAGAAGGAGTATGCTCCCTCTGTCAAACTCCTCAAGTGCTGCagtcactattgacagcagcatctaaggagTTATTGCTGGGATCAGTAAGAATATTGATCCTAGCAGAAATAAGCATACTCTTGCTGCATTAGTTGGGTTCCTGAAGCTGATCGCACCGATACCTAAGCTGTACCATGCCATCAGGATGATGTACACATCCGTTGTGGAGCACAAAATGACATGTGCCTTGTCAAATAGCATTAGGGTGTAGCACTCTACTAAGAGAGACGCTGAAGCtacagtgtagcttcagagtgcagttagcaggcaaaccaccagagggcagtacagtaatcagtaaaccaggtcagcagcaggaggtctcatcaatagcacagggataatcaaatcaTTGTCAGGTGATAGCCAAGGGTTGGAAGCCGGGAACTCACGTATGTAACAGAGGGGAGAGATGGAGCTAAAGTCAGGAATGTGGATACAAGTCAGATGCTGgaaagtccaagtacaaacaagggaggaggacaaacagttcaggactgggataagacagacagggaagggtacacaGTAGACATGAGCGGATAGTCAGTGACCAAAACAGACAGATGAACGAGGAAAGTACAGTTCAGAACAAGGTAGCTGGAGGCAAGACAGATTAGGTAACTtaccagagccagtaacacacgctgcagagcataaactatcattgGCATGGAAccagaggtgcagcaccaggatatagtgtcccggaGTGAAGCAGGGAGGGAGGgagcctgacatgaccaggccggagatgggtgaaataatcaaatcacagcagccgatacagacctggatcatgacagtggGGTTCGGTTTGGATTTTCCATCTAGTTTTTACTGATATGTGCTACCTAACGTCTTACTATACATTTCTAAACTTCATAACTGTAAATTAATATAAGTTTAAATTTGTTATACACCTTGATAAATGTATCCTTTGATACAATTCTTttattgtgaaaattaaaaattaaaatgataaAACTAAGTAGAAATTTGTCGGTGTACAATAAACACGTAATACACCATAGCATTGAAGGCTTTATACAAGTATATTTTGTATATACTAAACCAAACAAAAACTACTTTTTAAACACATAAACAACAGTAATATCAAATGTTGTAAAGTTTTATACATATTCATATTAGGATTGTACCAGCTAAACAATATATAGACGACTAGTAATAAACTGCAAAACGTTGCAAAAAAGTTTTTAGAGCACACAATGTTGACCCACAAATACTATATTTAATATATACCAAATTAATTCTTAGTCAATGGATTTTCATACTATAATATTTATGTCCCTGAGAAAAATCCATTGGTTAAAAAAATTGCACATCTTGATTGAATAATGAAAAATTTGAGAATATAAATCAATAATTCTTCACCATTGAGTTTGTACATAAAACAAATTCCAGAAAAATACACTTTACGGTAATGCACAGATGAGTGAAAAAGACTAAACTGGGCCTCTAGTTGAAAGAAAATCTTCCTTGAAAGGTCATCTTGTCAGACAGGACCATGGGAACGTCGGCTAAGGTAGAGCAAGTGTTGAGTCTGGAGTTCTTGCTTGACATGGTGCTAGCTCTCTTCTTGTGGTGGTAGAAGTAATTTCGAAGGTGAAAACGGAATTTGTCGTGCAAAGAAGCGTAAATGAAAGGGTTGTAGCACGCGGAGCTCATCGCGATAAGATGGCAGGTGACCTGAATGATATTAATATAATTCTTATCTAAAATAGTAAACTCTTCGTCAATATCCCGGATGAGGTTGACCACCTGAAGAGGCAGCCAACACACGGCAAAAGCCATGACTGAGATGATGAGCATACGGAACGTCTTCTGCTTCTTTTTAGACCATTTGTCTTGATTGTGGGTGGCTGCCCCTGGGACATTCCTCCTCCTAAGGTGGTAGGCAATGGCACAGTAAGAAATGGTGACGGCAGAAAGTGGAAGCATGTAAGACAACAGCAACATAGTGCATGAATATAGGAGTCTTTGTTTTTCTTGGTGCTTCCAGAACTCTTCACAAATGATCATGTTATGGCCAACATTCTTGAGATCCAAGTAATGAGTGTGCATGGATGTTGGTAGAGAGACCCCAATGGAAACTATCCAGATGACCGTTACAATATAAAAGCATGATTTACAGCCAATCCTTCTTCGGATAGGATAGACCACTACCACGTACCGGTCTACTGCAATAGCAGTCAGCGATAAGACGGACACAAAAACAGTTGCAGCTTGCATTAAAGTGACAAAGTGGCACATAAATTCTCCAAACAGCCACCCTCGGACTTCAAAAGCATAAGAGGCTGTCAACGGCACACAGAAAATGCACATGACCAGATCGGCTGCTGCCAGGTTCCCGATGAGAAAATTGGTGGTGTTGTGAAGCTTCTTGGTAAAGGCGATGAGAAGGATCAGAACACTGTTTCctaagcaagccaccgtcaccaacaACGCATACAAAGGAATAAACAGAGGCTTCATATCAAAGAGGAGATCCAGGCCGGTGAACGACTGCGAGGCATTCTTCATCGAGTCATTAGATAGCTGGACGGACATTATCTTCAAGCTTGTGTGGGTTCTTGACGCATTTCTGTAAAAATGAAGATAAGAGTTAGCACCTAAGGAATTGTATTTCACAAATGGACATTTTTTTCCAATATCtgaatttgttttttgttttttttttgttttgtttttaaattttgtttttggAGGGAGGGGAATCCAAGTTAACAACTGCATAACTGTAATGGAAGCCTGTCCATACAAAACTATTTGCTTATAAACACTGTGTCGCCACTGTCACGCCAGGGTGATGAAACAAATGGCATGCAGcgcaacacagaaaaaaaaaccagGGAGGATGTAGAAGAAGGCCCCAGTGATAGGAAGAGGGAGACTagtcaccacctcacactcacctgtgagTGATCCCTTAGCTGTCtaactagatgggtccttcccccagtGCGCCGTCACATGCCCAGGACCTCGCCGATAGGGAAAGGGAAGATTAGTCACCGCGTTACATTCACCTGTGACCGATCCCTTAGCTTCTAACTTGACGGGTCATTCCCCCAGTGCACCATTTCATGCCTAAGTCCTTGCTGACCCTAAAATTACTCTGGCAGTGAGGCACTATTCCCACTACTACAATAACACAAGGAAAGTAAGACAAACGCCATGATGAAAGCGACAACCTTTGCTCACCTTTTTCTGTTAATTCCAATAAAATTATTTTGCATTTCCCCATCATGGTTTTGATTCCTTTTTTTCACTGCCCCCTCAGTCTTTTATTCTTGGGCTTATCACTGATCTTTCTTTGGTTATATGTCTAATATGAAAGCTCTCCCGTTTGTTTTAGGGAATTTGTAGGTTATTATTAACAAATAAAACTCCAAAGTTTCTTCAGaaggaacttcacagctgcaactgaaacaagACTTCAGctactccagagacaggctccttcaaagtggtcagcatagagattctatcaccggcatggagtaaagccagaagTGGGTAAGTATATTGGAAGGGCATGATGACAAGATGCTGCAGCTGTTATTAaagctatgagtaatctcagccagaaaggaaAGAGTTCTTAACCATTTAGGTGTCAAATGAAAATAATATTGCTCCAACACAAGATGTAACCTGTGTGACAGGCACACtgcaattaatgaatacatgaattgCACCATTGCTACAAATGTAAAAATTGTGAGGTTTTAGGGTAACGTTTTTGATCAAAAACTGTATAAACCCATCACCCACCAGCCACAAAGTGAAAAAAATTTCAGGAgtataaaaaaaaacccacccaGAATATACTGGCAACATCTTGAGACGTTTTCAAAAAGTTTcaattgatgatataacagcaatGATCTGGGAAAACAAGACCCGTGACCATAATGGCAAACATAAAAAAACcctgtaaaataaatttaaaaaaaaggaataaaaaaggcacaaattaaaataaaaatttgcTCCAAATTAAAAAAGAAAGCGCAAATGCAATTGTGTAAATTTTGCGCTTTCCATAAACTTTGAGAACAACATGGGGCAAAATATATATGTTAAGTCAAGATAAGCTTTGAAGTCCTGAAAGTCATcaatataaacaaaaaaataataaaaatctaaCAGCGTAATTTGTGCCTATTGTATATGTGTGATGAATGGAATTATATCCGAATACATCCCTTTGTAATAAGAATTATTTCCACATACAGAGCTAATTCAGTTAGGTCTATTATTATGTAATTACATCATTCATTGGAGATTTTAATTGTCAGGATACAAACCTGAATATCCCTATGATCCGTAAATATAACAATTGAAGTAATAATTGAGTAGGATTTATTTTTCGACTTATCGGGACAAAGCGACTCCCTATAGACAACATCAAGAAATGATAAAACACGAGGAGCTATAGCCTGGTGAGAATGTAATTTGGATATAAATGAGTAGTAATGAATATATACAAATAATGAATATAATGATAAGAATGAATCTTTGCAGACCCAGATCAGATCTGTCAATGTCTTTCGCCCTATCTGGTGACTGTTTTCTATGCCTTAGCTAAAGTGAATATCTGCACTATTAAATGTAGTCTGACGGCCTCTTGAGGGGCATATTATATAATAAagataaaaactaaatatattggGAAAAAATGTGATACAAGTAAACTAAAAAACCTCTATCCAAATAACATTAGCGGTTTTGGCCCTAGTGCCGGGCTTTGCTTCCCTCTTCCGCCCAGGCAGGTTTTCTATGATAACTCAGCACGCACCTCTGATGTCATCATCCAAGTTCTTGTAAGGCCGGCTCAGGTAGCTGCTCGCCGCCTTATTATTTGGGTAATAAGTGCATTCCAATGCCATGGGCTAATCAGGACATGTGCTACACTTCCCCCTCCGCTCTGCTACAACTAGATACTGTCATGATTCACGTTTGGCTCTGCTCCTTGCACAGCTATTGAGTTTTGTCTATTGCTCGGTTGTTTGTATTCCCCGGGTCCTTGCCGGTGGAGGGGGCTTGTTTGGTGCCTCGTTCCGGTAATTACCTTGCTTTATTTTTGGGCCGTTTCCACCAAAacttcgccagtgatagttcctgctgtgCAGTGTGCGCTTCAGGTTCCCGTGAGTTCGTTATGATCCTCATTCCGCTACCCCAACTCCTCTCCCTGTCCTTGGCTCCGTTCGTCTTGTTTGTGCTCCTTGACTTCCTGACCCACTACTTGTCTTGTTTCCTCAGTCCCGCTTCCCCCCTTTTGTACTTATGTTCCCTTCGGCTTCTGACcccggcttgctctctgactactgttctgctccccatctgtatcTGACATTACCTCCCGGCTACCGACCTTCAGCTCCTCTTCCTtctttgcactgacgtgacctcccaGCTCTGACTCTCAGAGTGTACGACCATTCTGCTTCCTCCCCGtgtagatactggtgacatctagtggacagACGCCACATTACACCTAGGATCCCCACAGTTCTCCTGTGTACCTGCATCCCCTGTtggtagtgtaccgccccgcgctcggctgcagccgagccgctcggatccaggctcgttggtgggtggctcgagcgcctccacacccggggtcacgtcgctctgaaaggatgctggcgctacgtagggggttaggtttacggccaggaccgtggtttttagttaagttcgtgacgc from Anomaloglossus baeobatrachus isolate aAnoBae1 chromosome 12, aAnoBae1.hap1, whole genome shotgun sequence includes the following:
- the LOC142257505 gene encoding prolactin-releasing peptide receptor-like, whose translation is MSVQLSNDSMKNASQSFTGLDLLFDMKPLFIPLYALLVTVACLGNSVLILLIAFTKKLHNTTNFLIGNLAAADLVMCIFCVPLTASYAFEVRGWLFGEFMCHFVTLMQAATVFVSVLSLTAIAVDRYVVVVYPIRRRIGCKSCFYIVTVIWIVSIGVSLPTSMHTHYLDLKNVGHNMIICEEFWKHQEKQRLLYSCTMLLLSYMLPLSAVTISYCAIAYHLRRRNVPGAATHNQDKWSKKKQKTFRMLIISVMAFAVCWLPLQVVNLIRDIDEEFTILDKNYINIIQVTCHLIAMSSACYNPFIYASLHDKFRFHLRNYFYHHKKRASTMSSKNSRLNTCSTLADVPMVLSDKMTFQGRFSFN